TCTAGATACCTTTTTATACTAATGAAGTTTTTGATGTATTTAGAACAGGGTGGGGTAAGAAAAAGATTGGGCAACAAATCACACTTCAAAATTATTTCAAACAGTCAAAACTACATTAGCTAGTTAGGTTGTACTTGCTTGAGGTGGCTTTGATTTCaagagcacatgcagagtgcctTGCAGGGAAGAGACTCTGAGAAAGGGCAAATCTGGTTGGATGGCTCCACGGAGACAAATGAACTGAGGGGATTCTTCACACATTTATAGCCAGGAAAAGCCAACCCCCTTCCTTAGAATATATGGTGAGCAACTGGAGAAAGAATATCAATTTCTGATCACACAAGTGATCCTAAGTAGTCAGTCAGATTCATACTTAAGAGGCTGGTTCCACCTTAATGATTCTGGACTTCTATTACAAAAGAACTACGGTAGCTAGTTTAGCGGAGTTAGCCTActacaaaaataatacaaaagatTAAAACTTGAGACAAAATCCAAGATACTGCTTCCTCAAAGGTTCCGAATCCCAGGCACTCTAGGGGTTACTGTTGGTAGTTACTAAACTGACCGAAATAACCATTGCCAGGTATCAGTGACTGTATGCAAACCTATTGTGCAACCACACTTTGAATACTGTGTACTTCTCATTACTCCATTTCAAAAAGCTTACTGTAGGGTTGTAAAATATGCATTAATTGGCAGATGAAATAAGAGGATTGAATCAACATAGGAAGGAAAGGTTCATTTGGAGCTTTTTAGCTTAGCAAAAAGGccatgggggtgggtggaattaaCATGTATAAAGATAATTAACAGTGTGCACTAAGTGGGTAGGGTGTTTTCGTTTTCATAATATCAGAATCCAGTGTCATCCACTGAAGGTGGAATTTGAAGGGTTTAAGTTAAATGCTTCTGCAACACACAAATCGTGAACAAGGTCTGGAAAAGCCATATGTAATTGCATGCCAATGTATGGAAGATTGCACTAGTTTCAGAGTTTTTGCTTTGGTACTGTGTCACACTGAAGCATAAAGGAGTTTGACATGTAGATGTGTGGCACCTTGGAAACAAAATCCTACCTCTCCCAATCATTTTCACAAAGCATAGCAAAAATTGTACTATGACAGCTTTTGACATATCCATTCTAGTTAACTGCACTTAAAGAGGATGTTTAAACCAGCAATTCAGAAATCCAACTCTCCCACAGAAAATGTGTGCTTAGATGTCCTCCTTATCCCATGATAAGCACATCTATGGATTTTCACTATGGAAAATTTTCAGTCATTTCATTTAAGCATATTTCTGAGGCAACTACGTGTATGTGTTTTGTCAATACTTCATGACCACAGCAAAATGTAccacttgcattttttaaaaaagttttagtGGCAAGAGTTGTATATCCACTATGAGAAATGGACCACATATACTGATAAGAGCACCATAAAGCTTAAATGACTTACAAGTACATGCTTTTCCCTATTACAATGAAGACTGCATATTACAATGAAGAGTTCTATATAAATTGAAGTAAAGAAAAGCCCAACAAGTCTGCACAAGACAAACACAGAAGGACTAAATAAATTACATTATTAAAAATCTTTATTTAGGTTTGGTCAGTACAGTTAAGATAATATTGGAGTCACAGAGCAATATGCATTAACAGGATACAACAGTTCTTAAACCGAGTAACTATGCACACAAAATTCTTAACATTCGGTCACCTAAAGAGAACGCACATATGCATGGTGGCAAAACTGGAACACAGACTACTACAGGACTCCTTCACCAAGTTCATTTTAGTTATAAAACTACTGTACTGGGCAAACTTGGCAGTCATTACCTCACAACTATTATGACAATTTGAGTGTTATAACAGTATGAGTAAAGAATGCCCTTACGCAGCACAAGTTCTAGATATACACAGATTTGTACAGACATCATTGTGTTATACCTGGAAATAAAATTCGTTTCAACTTCACATTAACTCAAAAATATCTTGAGCCTACACAAACATCCTTTTAGCAACATTCAATGTAATTGTTAAAATTTCAGAAGTGGCAGAGGTATCGaagcaaaaaacccacaaaggcAGAATTGTGACATATATGCACTAATCTGAACAGTTCTGGACAGTTTCTTCTCCCAATTTAAACGACACTATATAAAAATGTTGCAGAAAAAAGGTTACAAAACTGAACCCTGTACATTAACATTTGAGTCCAAACCATTCTGAACATGACGAGACCCCGCAGTTCTGTTACCTTTCACACTGACTGTTTTCTCCTCTTGAGAATCGTGATTGGAGTCTGTGTCATTTGAATGGTGAGTTAGAGAATTCTCACTACCAGTGGGAGAGTCTACACTTTCGTACCCAGTACTGAGTTGATTTATATAGCTACCAGATCCTCTGCCAGTTCTATCTTCAGAGTGGTTGGAAAGCTTATTACCATTGCTTGGTGAGGGTGGAAAGTCATCCTCTGTTCCACTGCCCTCTCTATAAAAACCAGGCCCAGCTGTCCTCTGATGAGACGAGCTGCCATTGCTTGGTCCATTTGCCATACGACTGCAGTCTTTGCTCATGGCTTCTCCCTGGTCTGCAGTTTCTGAAGTTGGAGTCCGGCTGCTACCTGGGGCTGAGGtttgtgactgctgctgctgctgctgatactgAACCAACTGCTGGCGAGTCTCCTTCAGTTGTTGCTGTAGGACTAGAATGGTACTCTGCATACCTTCTACTTCCTCATCAAGCTGGATGATGAAATCATTCAGTTCTACATGAAGAAAAACACATTTGGAGCATACACTTAAACTAGCTCATTTATGTATCCTAAAACGGTCTCAAGTCACCTCAACTTAGTTAATAACATATTCATGTTGATGCCTTTGTGTATATATTTTTCCTAATCTACACAGCCAATACAGAGCTCCAAAAAAAATAACTTCCACATCCCATGCTAAGACAGCACAACCCAATGGGTAGCACACACTCATGGGCATATACAAAGAAAAAGAACTAGAGAAAACTACAGAGCAGAAGACATTTCATAGAATGTTTGTTTTAATCTCAATATGCCTAGCAAAATGATTATAAACGAAACAGCAAGTTCCTGCAAATCCACATGCATAGAATTTTGCACTGGAGCCCAAATGCATCATCTGGCAAagattttcaaaggaaaaaaaactgttaCAGCTATTGATTTGTTACGATATCTGCAAAAGCTCCAAGGTTAAGGGATGGCAGTCCCAACCTGCATGGTTACATGCCTCTTCCTTATCACTTCTGGGCATTTTGCCTTAAAACATTTACTCTTAGCATACATCACCACATTTATACATATTAATTTGCATGATCTTTTATGCCATCTTTGGAAGTAGGGAAAACTGGGCAAAGAATGTTCTGTTTTTGCACTAGTAATATATTTCTGTACCATGATCCCTCATATAAAAACCTATGCAGTGTATAATCACTaactacatttaaaaaacttcactCACAGTGTTCACACATATTTGGCaatatgaataaatgaaatatCAATGTTCTCTTTGGAAGTTTGCAGTTTATCACCAACCTTAATTATAATGAATGATACTAACATGTAGTACCAAGTATGCCAACACAGGCAAACATTAGCAATAACAACTTCATTCCACATACATAtaatagtgcccccccccccagtaatttcTATTATTAGAAAATTTCAATACCCAGTCAAGTGCAATTTAACTTCTCTAGTGCCTACCATCCTACAATGTTTAGGTCACAAATAATGATAACTTGCCCCCAAAACCATTTCCAATGAAGGGTTAAATTCTGCTAGCTGTGATACGAAGTGCTAGTATTATACCAAACATCCCCATGTCTCTAACTCAAGACATCTATCTACAACTGAAGGTAAAATTATATCAATAAATGAGATActaattttaactttttatgaacTTCCTCTGGAAGTGTGTTGTCAAATGCACTAAAAAGtcagaactgggccaaagcaaaatTTACAAAGCAAACTCTTTGATCCTGATGACTGCTTTAGGTACCCATGTGCCTGTCTGCCACCCAAAGCGGCTTGGGTTTCTTTACTATGAAAAGCAGACCACCGTGTTTTATCACGCAATGCTGTTGTACTTTCCTCAATTTAAAATTAGTTTTCTGCTATGTAGCAAAGAAGGCTTCCGTTAAAGTCCACAGCACCCTTGGAGGGCAAAgtatcaaacacacacatatgcaatTAGCCAGACATGACTATTTCCTAGTGGAATTCCTTCATATTCTAGTCAGTTTGTTATTTCACATGTCAGACTACATTTACCTTCATGAAAAACTAgctttatgtttaattttttgtacTTCCATGGAATTTGATTAAATGAGCTTGAAATTATCCCTTTATTCATAATGTTTAAACATGCTCCACAGTGGAAACATAATACTCACATCACAACATTAATTGGTGAAGCCTACAGATAAAAGGCATTTGTtctattttctttattaaaaaaaacccttaccATCCTGACTGCTTTTAAGCTCCTCACTATATTTCTTCTGTAAAGCCAACTCTGCCTCAAGTTGTGCAATACGTCCTTGGGACAGCTGCCTTCCAAGCTCTTGATTCTCCTGGATAAGCATTCGACACTTCGCCATTAACTTTTTGCCTGTTTGGCTGTAAAGGAAAGAGCCATCTATCACAAAATGAAGACAATATTCTCTCATCTCCCTTTTTAAAAGTAGTTACTGCAGTGGTATTCCTGTATGTGTCACGCTACAGTATCTTACTGCCAGTTGTCATTGTACAAAGTCTCCCTACAGATACCAGAGGCTGATCCATCGTCTGCTGATCTTCTGGCCCTGTTCCGAGAAACTGAAAGGCAAGTTCTACAGATGAACATTTTAAATGATCAAATGACTTTTGTTGTTCTTATACTACAACTACAGCATGAAgcaattttcaaaagaaaatgaaCTTAGTTGTGCCTCTAAGGAAGGGGAGGTGGGAGAAGGAAAGTAGTGTTGGACataatgggttgcatccaactaagtcctaatcagagtagacccactgaaattaatgagtttAAGTTAATCAtggccattattttcaatgggtctactttgagcaggACTAGCATAGGCTAGAACCCAGTATAGTCAATGATCTGGCTTGCAAGCAATGAAAAATCTCTTTTTACCAATATACTGGAGGCTCTAGTCTTGACTATATGCAAAATTGGATGACTCTAACATTATGTTGCATTATACTTTACAAAAGGTGAACTTGCCATACCAAGAATGCAAATGAGCAGAAAATAATCCAAAACCTTAGGGAAAAAACGACACAACTGCAGAGTaccaacaaaggggggggggtaatccaGAATTAGTCATGCTTAGAGATCCAGTAAAATCAACGGGACTTAATAATACCCAACCTGTCCCATTTAAATGGGCTTGGATCCAATACAAAGGACTGATATGATTCAGAAGGGGCTCATCAAGGAATTTATTTTAATCCTCTATCAGTGTTGTGCTAGGTATGCTGCTCCTGTGCTGAGCAATGCAGCACACTGCAATGCAGTCTGACCATTTCTGGTAAGTCATCAGTGTGTAGGCTACTCTGCCAGAGCAGCACCATAGCCACGAGTCCACAGAGCTGTGGCCACTATGTGTAAGTGATCTGCAGGAGATTCTTGGCTTACTAATAAGAAGCACACTGCAGGATATTTAGCAAAATAAGTTACAATATACTTTCCACAAACAGAAGCAGCTAGACCATGCCACTGTCTTACATATTTTAGCATATAACTGATTTTTTATGAACTAATTTATACAACTGTGATAGCTAGTTGCTTACTTTCTGTGTGActtcacacaaaaatgcacagGTAATATGCTATATATACACTTTTGTTTACAAGTCCAGGATTTATGCAATCTTGTTTCAGTTCAGGAAAATCACTCAACATATACTGAAAGGCATTTCCATGTTTTGTCTAACTAAAACATGCAGCTCTATTTTACACGAAACACTGCAGTTTCAGACGTCATGTGATAGCATATAGCATAAGGATACATTGCTCAGTGATATAaagatgttttgcatgcagaagagccCCTTCTGACAGAAGGGCTGGGGGAAAACTTCTACCTGAGATATTAGAGGCCTTAGTAATGCAAGGAAGATTCCAACACTAAAGGAAACAAATTCAGCTTCAAAATTTGTATGAAACAAAATCATGGGGGAAGAGCTTAAAAACTGCAGTTAATAGTTTCATGAGCAAGGTAAGCTATGAAAATGTGACATATGATGCAAGAACAATATTAGAACAAAATTTAGAACTTGACTGTGTCTGCACAAtttatccttttaaaatgttgttctCTATAAAGGTTCCTGTCACTTACATTACCTATTTTTTTCTGGCTGGGACACACATTCTTGAAGCTTACCTATATAGATCTACTATAATCCCAGCAAGTTAACATTAACATTTCATTTTCCTTAATATGTATTCCTTGCAAATCCTGTATGCACCTACCCAAAAACTTTAAGCAGATATTTAACTGTTTCACCACCCAATTCTCAGCTTTTCTGCTCGTTCATACTGCAATTGTGGATAAATAAATGTTCAACGTTTGCAAGTGTTCTCTGCTATCATTCAAAAGACATAGAAGGGTACTTCACACAAGGCATTTTCCTACGTATACCTGTTCCACATAGGAAAACTAACCTACACCATAATGTGATATGTGCATGTGTTCTGAATACATGGAACCCACTGCTAATCATGCACACTAAGTGTGCATATGCTAAAGTACATATCTGTATGCATCACATGTTATGGCATATACCTATTTTTTCTACATGGAAACAATGATCAATACAGAAAACAATTTGCATGAAGTGACCCTTGGTTATCACACAATGCtgatggccaggatccaaagagctgGTTTAAGTATACAAGAGGGGATTGAACAcgtcctggtttttttttccccttttcttttttctctctttaaaataaaagccCTCATTAATTTCTGAAACTCTTCTCAGTTTCAAAATCACCCCTTGTGGCATATGAGGCTTTGGAAAGTCAAAACCCTCAGACTCTTTGAGGGATGGTTCTTTGGATCTTGGCCTGTGCCTTCAAGAATTTCAGCCATTTCAGATTATCCATGATGCATTCTTCATGTCCACCTCCAGCACAACATAATCTCTTTAAGAACCTACATAGGAATTTAAGTTGTTGTTTATGTTTTCATGTTTACCAAACTACTGTCACATAAAAATCAAGAAACTATTTCTGTGAAGGAGATTATAAATGGGTGAGAATGGCAACAATAGTAACAAGCTAACAGAACTGCAGGATGCTGCTGCAATGAAAACTACTACCTATTTAACAAATTCAAATATTCTGGTAAAGTTATAATTTTTAAGCATTTTCCTGTTAACTAGCAAGCCTCAATGATGCCACCCCCATAATTAGCATCACTACTGGATACTATGTGTGGTATCAGTGACAGTTAAAATATAGCATTCGGTGATTTCCCCTCCTGTATCTAGAATCCTATGAACAAGGACAATGCAATAAATACTTAAAACACTGTTGAAACAGTCAGCTCTTGAGCACAGATTTGCAAAGACAATGATCCACAAAAAGTGATGTGCAGATACAAGAACTGTTCCTTTGACCCTTCATAACCACATTTATACGTAGAAGAGTGAACTAGTACTTTAAAGTATCAAGTCAAAAGGAAATTTTGGCAAAACATATGGAAGACAAATGATGAAAATATTTCTTGAAAGGGATAAATTAATATCCCACCCCTTAGACCTTTAAAAGGTGTAGCAAAGTCAATTGTAAGGCATATCAAATaaaacttaaaatatttaaagggaTGTGATTTCACATTAAGTGGAAATATGTATATATCAAAGACCTGTTCAAGACTAAGATACTCATTTTTCTAAAAATCCAAGCAAAAATTAGTTTTTCCAGATGTCTAAGTGAAAACGAAGTAAGTTCATACTTGTGTTTATGTCACCTTGAGAAACCAAAAACATTTGAAGTCACCATCCTCTTATCCAAACATGAATTGATTAAGCTGAAGTTCACAAATAATCTGTATGACATCCCACAATTAAAACATACCTATGAGAAATGATTTTTGATTATACATTTAACAAGTTTTACAAAGTCAGTTGCAACATTAAGACAGTTTTTGCTGTTTTCTCTGTTGGTCTTACCTCTGTTTTGATGCTAGACCTTTAAAAGATTTTCCATAGCATCATCCCAAGATGTTTGAAAGATGCAATTTGTTTTTGCTTCAAGGTTTTCTTTCAATGTAGACTCAATAATAGACAAAGGTTCATATACTACAATAAGGTAGTTCATATACTGCAATAATTATCTAAAGCAGAGCTAAAAAGTACTTCATAGAAGTATCTTTTATTTAACTCAACCAATACTGAATTGGGAATGCTGGAAGTGGAACATTAAAGTATTTGTTCTTATATTTTACCTACTATGAAACAGTCCTTAATTTTCTTTCCGTTATTATATATTGACTATTATGGTTCAATTATATTCAGCAGTCTTTCCACTGTGACCTGAAGAACGCACACTAAACTCTACCAGACTACCATTCCTGGAAATCACTTTGGACATGACGAGGCATCGGAAAGTATCGACTCTTCTCAACTGATGCCAGCCAGTGGGATGCATGCAATTTGCTTCAACATCATCTCTCTTCCAGAGAACAGGACAAAATCAAGTAGCAGCCTGTTCTACATTTTTATATTCATACTACATGAAAGCTTCCCATACAGTAGTACGAACAGCAGTGTACCCTGAACTATGCAGTACAACTATTTCAAGGCACATTTTACAGAAGGCTGCAGTACAAAAACTAGGTATACAGTGGAATGCAAAATGCCCCAAACTCAAAGTAACTACTACTGCAGCACCTTGTATAGCCTGCACATAGTGTCTCAGGATAAAAATTAGGAATGGCACTTCTGCATGGATAAGGGCAGTAAAAGAATCACAACTAGTTTTGGGTTAGATATACTAGTTGAGATCCAGGGTGTACACAACTGCTTCAACAAGGTTAGGAAGATGTAATTAAATTGCAACTATACGTACAGTACTA
Above is a window of Lacerta agilis isolate rLacAgi1 chromosome 3, rLacAgi1.pri, whole genome shotgun sequence DNA encoding:
- the WTAP gene encoding pre-mRNA-splicing regulator WTAP; the protein is MTNEEPLPKKVRLSDTDFKVLPREELILRWKQYEAYVQALEGKYTDLNSNDVTGLRESEEKLKQQQQESARRENILVMRLATKEQEMQECTNQIQYLKQVQQPSVAQLRSTMVDPAINLFFLKMKAELEQTKDKLEQAQNELSAWKFTPDSQTGKKLMAKCRMLIQENQELGRQLSQGRIAQLEAELALQKKYSEELKSSQDELNDFIIQLDEEVEGMQSTILVLQQQLKETRQQLVQYQQQQQQSQTSAPGSSRTPTSETADQGEAMSKDCSRMANGPSNGSSSHQRTAGPGFYREGSGTEDDFPPSPSNGNKLSNHSEDRTGRGSGSYINQLSTGYESVDSPTGSENSLTHHSNDTDSNHDSQEEKTVSVKGNRTAGSRHVQNGLDSNVNVQGSVL